The following are from one region of the Candidatus Acidulodesulfobacterium ferriphilum genome:
- the smc gene encoding chromosome segregation protein SMC: MKIMHLKFVELFGFKTFPDKIRIPFDTGINIIVGPNGCGKTNIVDAIRFILGEQTLKDLRLRNMNDIIFHGSNLRGQSSVALCRGVFVNDSPIDFKYKDFSEIMVERRHFKNKETEYRINGFLVSYREYLGFFNESGLSKYYSIVDSSKINALLNYKPNDLRLFFEEASGITKYKTQKKSASKKLEAAQLNLLRINDLYGEVERQLTLLKGQSEVLEKYKELEKEKRLCDYVLYDRLKRKINSDIDKHNENLDNYSSLFTSLTAKTASIESDLTELKTLFDNLNDRYKRITDEKNKILIDMTKLNSDIDYGTLTIKKLESEIEKKNREINEQNDIKNRNAGKLGDYKNKELSDESAIKVLYEKLNDLNTIVAGKKESVLKIKGEAEIINDDILDITEKSQNVNNKLIFTVKNIKNIDARIYNTKDVIAKISHEIKTLEDSLAVKNDFILETVKDIKNLKGMLVLENEKLLKSSNELEALKLVKDSLEKGLIEIDVTISKLSDFIINREGFPEGTKRLLNSHRDYEAYPLSDLIEAETGFENIIWAGFEDLLEAVVVNGIEDAQKALDCLNNDKAGQAKIFIPGTRNNRFLRKDLPELAGRQDLLKQKGIVPLRDKIILNQKICNGGALDLDDIGMNFYYSENAQDILDYIKQTGFFPEVNIITNDGVIFLSNGFIIAGKNKNAESQNLFINKKKLSEYKNIKADREKELNRANLLFEETRLKIKEIEAVIDKLNKDIRLKEMDELTAKNDIKHMDSQIIKSFERLNILKRELENLESEKAKALSEAEILKEERLLLEDELKIKSQEKLILETKLKSFEDEFENAKEDELKLKIEINSAEQNLNFLKKGIKDLESLLMGYSKRLDNLNLQIDNIKQEIKQAAGDISDKQKNACGLNDALTSKESEIKTLEVDMESTRDSINNIEKDLENAKREKSNIEKKRDTALTYINMYKEKLAELNSGEFSENEPISRISGHGPDAKSLNFSDAGGDYDKLSEESIKKNIEELKIAMSNLGDINMNATNEYGEALNRLDFLLAQKTDLEGSIKSLENIIKKLDMVSKEKFSSSLKQIRLKFNELFVFLFGGGHADILNVSLEEGNETDENDIQGMEINAQIPGKKFSGINILSQGERVLVAISLLFSIFLVKKTPFCVIDEVDAPLDYANNARYNRLISEISNHSQVILVTHNKKTMEIGKNIFGVTSKQPGISKIVSVSMN, encoded by the coding sequence ATGAAAATTATGCATCTTAAATTTGTAGAGCTTTTTGGATTTAAAACCTTCCCCGATAAAATAAGAATACCTTTTGATACAGGCATAAATATCATCGTAGGGCCGAACGGATGCGGGAAGACCAATATCGTCGATGCAATTAGATTTATTCTGGGGGAGCAAACGCTTAAGGATTTACGCTTAAGAAATATGAACGATATTATATTTCACGGCTCTAATTTAAGGGGGCAATCTTCCGTTGCGCTATGCAGAGGTGTTTTTGTAAATGACTCGCCCATTGATTTTAAATATAAGGATTTTTCGGAAATTATGGTGGAAAGAAGGCATTTTAAAAATAAGGAGACCGAATACAGGATAAACGGATTTTTGGTTTCCTACAGGGAATATCTGGGCTTTTTTAATGAAAGCGGTTTATCGAAATACTATTCTATTGTGGATTCTTCCAAAATTAACGCCCTGTTAAACTATAAGCCTAACGATTTAAGGTTGTTTTTTGAGGAGGCATCGGGGATAACAAAGTATAAAACGCAAAAAAAATCGGCTTCAAAGAAATTAGAGGCGGCGCAATTAAATTTGTTAAGAATTAATGACCTGTATGGCGAGGTTGAGAGGCAGTTAACTTTGCTAAAAGGCCAGTCCGAGGTATTAGAGAAGTATAAAGAACTTGAAAAGGAGAAAAGGCTGTGCGATTATGTTTTATATGATAGATTAAAAAGAAAAATAAATTCGGATATAGATAAACATAATGAGAATTTAGATAATTATTCTTCGCTTTTTACCTCCCTTACGGCAAAAACCGCTTCTATCGAAAGTGATTTAACGGAACTAAAAACATTATTTGATAATCTTAACGACAGGTATAAACGCATCACCGATGAAAAAAATAAAATCCTAATCGATATGACAAAATTAAATTCCGATATCGATTACGGAACCTTAACGATAAAAAAATTAGAATCGGAAATTGAAAAGAAAAATAGAGAAATAAACGAACAAAATGATATAAAAAATAGAAACGCGGGTAAACTCGGAGATTATAAAAACAAGGAGTTATCGGATGAATCAGCCATAAAGGTTTTATATGAAAAGTTAAATGATTTAAATACGATAGTTGCGGGGAAAAAGGAATCGGTTTTAAAAATTAAAGGTGAAGCGGAAATTATTAACGATGATATTTTAGATATAACGGAGAAATCCCAAAATGTTAATAATAAATTAATTTTTACCGTTAAAAATATAAAAAATATAGATGCGAGAATTTATAATACAAAAGATGTTATAGCAAAAATTTCCCATGAAATTAAAACCCTTGAGGACAGTTTAGCCGTAAAAAACGATTTTATCCTTGAAACCGTAAAAGATATTAAAAATTTAAAGGGCATGCTGGTATTAGAAAACGAAAAACTATTGAAATCGTCAAATGAATTGGAAGCGCTTAAATTAGTTAAAGACAGTTTAGAAAAGGGACTTATAGAAATAGATGTTACAATATCCAAACTTTCTGATTTTATTATTAATCGCGAGGGTTTTCCCGAAGGGACAAAAAGGCTTTTGAATTCACACAGGGATTATGAGGCTTATCCTTTATCCGATTTAATAGAAGCGGAAACAGGATTCGAAAATATTATATGGGCAGGTTTTGAAGACTTGCTTGAAGCCGTGGTGGTAAATGGCATCGAGGACGCCCAAAAGGCATTAGATTGTCTTAATAATGATAAAGCGGGGCAGGCAAAAATATTTATTCCGGGGACAAGAAACAATAGATTTTTACGGAAGGACTTACCGGAACTTGCAGGCAGGCAGGATTTGCTCAAACAAAAAGGCATTGTCCCGCTGCGGGATAAAATAATATTAAATCAAAAGATTTGTAATGGCGGCGCCCTTGACTTAGATGATATCGGGATGAATTTTTATTATTCTGAAAATGCGCAGGATATTTTAGATTATATAAAACAAACCGGTTTTTTTCCCGAAGTTAATATAATCACAAATGACGGCGTAATTTTTCTTTCGAACGGATTTATTATTGCAGGCAAGAATAAAAATGCCGAAAGTCAAAATTTATTCATTAATAAGAAAAAATTATCCGAATATAAAAATATAAAAGCGGATAGAGAAAAGGAACTAAATAGGGCAAATTTATTATTCGAAGAAACGCGTTTAAAAATTAAAGAGATTGAGGCCGTCATAGATAAATTAAATAAAGATATAAGATTAAAGGAGATGGATGAACTGACGGCAAAAAATGATATAAAGCATATGGACAGTCAGATAATTAAATCCTTCGAGCGGCTTAATATATTAAAAAGAGAGTTAGAAAATCTTGAATCGGAAAAAGCCAAAGCGCTATCGGAAGCGGAGATTCTGAAAGAAGAGCGGTTATTATTGGAAGATGAATTAAAAATAAAGTCTCAAGAAAAGCTAATCCTCGAAACAAAACTAAAATCTTTTGAGGATGAATTTGAAAATGCAAAAGAAGATGAATTAAAATTAAAAATAGAAATCAATTCGGCGGAGCAAAATCTTAATTTTTTAAAAAAAGGGATTAAAGATTTGGAAAGCTTGCTGATGGGTTACTCGAAAAGACTTGATAATTTAAATCTTCAGATTGACAATATTAAACAGGAAATAAAGCAGGCCGCGGGCGATATATCCGACAAACAAAAGAACGCCTGCGGTTTAAACGATGCTCTTACATCTAAAGAGTCCGAAATTAAAACCCTTGAGGTTGATATGGAAAGCACAAGGGATAGCATAAATAATATCGAAAAAGACCTGGAAAACGCAAAAAGAGAAAAAAGCAATATAGAAAAGAAAAGGGATACTGCGTTAACATATATAAATATGTATAAAGAAAAATTGGCGGAATTAAATTCAGGCGAGTTTTCCGAAAACGAACCCATTTCAAGAATCTCAGGGCATGGGCCAGATGCAAAATCCCTTAATTTTTCGGATGCCGGCGGTGATTACGATAAATTAAGCGAAGAAAGTATTAAAAAAAATATAGAAGAACTTAAAATTGCAATGTCAAACCTCGGAGATATTAATATGAATGCAACAAATGAGTACGGGGAGGCTTTAAACCGTTTAGATTTTTTACTGGCGCAAAAGACTGATCTCGAAGGCTCTATTAAATCCTTAGAAAATATAATAAAAAAATTGGACATGGTATCGAAAGAAAAATTTAGTTCAAGTTTGAAGCAAATCAGGCTCAAATTTAACGAATTATTTGTTTTTTTATTCGGTGGCGGACATGCCGATATTTTAAATGTGTCATTGGAAGAGGGGAATGAAACCGACGAAAATGATATACAGGGGATGGAAATTAATGCGCAAATACCGGGGAAAAAGTTTTCGGGTATAAATATTCTATCCCAGGGAGAAAGGGTTTTAGTTGCGATAAGCCTGCTTTTTTCCATTTTTTTGGTGAAAAAAACGCCTTTTTGTGTGATAGACGAAGTGGATGCGCCGTTAGATTATGCAAATAATGCCAGATATAACAGGCTTATAAGCGAGATATCCAATCATTCACAGGTAATTTTGGTAACCCATAACAAAAAAACTATGGAGATAGGCAAGAATATATTCGGAGTGACATCGAAACAGCCGGGGATTTCCAAAATAGTTTCGGTTTCAATGAATTAA
- a CDS encoding RsmE family RNA methyltransferase — MHNRFYIEEEISPYLGKEIALSSITDHIKAFRKKADDEIRLYDGLGNVYSAKVIQISKKFTKVKLISKETFSEKKTKINLFLPLITSHLMDQLLSRLCEMEISEIFPVVTERSINLKDGKEIDNKLLKWNKISKGACVLAGKAFSTIINKPVSLKDSFRLTANFDIKLIASPNAKMFLKDYLMSKDFLSKNFSAGLFIGPEGDFSGHEIELSEEFGLVPVKLSNYIMSTFVASLYLVSNLTCFALQDENYAS; from the coding sequence ATGCACAACAGATTTTATATAGAAGAAGAAATTAGCCCTTATTTGGGGAAGGAAATAGCTTTAAGTTCGATAACAGACCATATTAAAGCGTTTCGCAAAAAAGCGGATGATGAAATCAGGTTATACGACGGTTTGGGAAATGTGTATTCCGCAAAGGTTATCCAAATTTCAAAAAAATTTACCAAAGTTAAGCTGATATCAAAAGAAACTTTTTCGGAAAAAAAAACCAAAATTAACCTTTTTCTACCCCTTATCACATCCCATTTAATGGATCAGCTTCTTTCGAGGTTGTGCGAAATGGAAATAAGCGAAATTTTCCCCGTGGTTACCGAAAGGTCTATTAATTTAAAAGACGGCAAAGAAATAGATAATAAATTATTAAAATGGAATAAGATTTCAAAAGGGGCTTGTGTTTTAGCTGGTAAAGCCTTTTCAACAATAATTAATAAACCCGTAAGTTTAAAAGATTCGTTTAGATTGACGGCAAATTTCGATATTAAATTGATAGCATCCCCAAATGCCAAAATGTTTTTAAAGGATTACCTGATGTCTAAAGATTTTCTTTCCAAGAACTTTTCCGCAGGCTTATTCATAGGACCGGAGGGTGATTTTTCCGGGCATGAAATAGAACTGTCGGAGGAGTTTGGTCTTGTGCCTGTAAAGTTGTCTAATTATATTATGAGCACATTTGTCGCATCTTTATATCTTGTCTCTAATTTAACCTGTTTTGCTTTGCAGGATGAAAATTATGCATCTTAA
- a CDS encoding methyltransferase domain-containing protein — MKLKTYALFPAFFSSIIDNKFRNLFENMEKNVELMGVKPGMKVLEAGCGSGFVTEFLSKAVGKEGSVISIDIQEKMIKKAQRKRGYLQNAFFRVSSASDLSSVKNEEIDLAFLYYSFHEIEDKENAVSELFRVIKHNGMLSIKEPRFEVFEKDRESYKELIISKGFRFIESIKNCDFLGCYLKFVKN; from the coding sequence ATGAAGCTAAAAACTTATGCCCTGTTCCCCGCGTTTTTTTCATCTATTATCGATAACAAATTTAGAAATTTGTTTGAAAATATGGAAAAAAATGTGGAACTTATGGGGGTTAAACCAGGCATGAAGGTTCTTGAGGCGGGGTGCGGAAGCGGATTTGTAACAGAATTTTTATCAAAAGCCGTTGGAAAGGAAGGGTCGGTGATTTCTATCGATATCCAGGAAAAGATGATAAAAAAGGCTCAAAGGAAAAGAGGATATTTGCAAAATGCCTTTTTTCGCGTTTCCAGCGCATCCGATTTAAGCAGTGTCAAAAATGAGGAAATAGACCTTGCTTTTCTTTATTATTCGTTTCATGAGATAGAAGATAAAGAAAATGCCGTTTCCGAGCTATTTCGCGTAATAAAGCACAACGGAATGCTGTCGATTAAAGAACCCAGGTTTGAAGTTTTTGAAAAAGACAGGGAATCTTATAAAGAACTAATAATAAGCAAAGGTTTCAGGTTTATCGAGAGTATTAAAAATTGCGATTTTTTAGGATGCTATCTTAAATTTGTTAAGAATTGA
- the galE gene encoding UDP-glucose 4-epimerase GalE encodes MNILVTGGAGYIGSHTVISLIDNGFSVTVVDNFCSGHIEALDAVSKYENKKVKVYNADFSDINVVEDIIKKHNINGVIHFAAHSLVGESMNDPLKYYKNNVAKTILFLEFLKKSSINHFVFSSSAAVYGIPDNNPIDEMSRLNPINVYGSTKLAVENLLAGMDRAYGFKYISLRYFNAAGANKSGLIGEDHRPETHLIPKVLKSVAAGENKAVVFGNDYPTNDGTAIRDYIHVDDLANAHVLSLKYLIENKKSKSSVYNLGCEKGYSVMDILRKIEEITGKKLKIEFAGRREGDPAVLVASYEKIKKELCFEFKYNIGDIISSAWNWHSNHLNGYIAT; translated from the coding sequence ATGAACATATTAGTAACAGGCGGGGCGGGTTATATCGGATCGCATACGGTTATCAGTTTGATTGACAACGGGTTTTCGGTTACGGTAGTGGATAATTTTTGCAGCGGCCATATCGAAGCGCTTGACGCCGTGAGCAAGTACGAAAATAAAAAAGTTAAAGTTTATAATGCCGATTTTTCCGATATTAATGTAGTTGAAGATATAATTAAAAAACATAATATAAACGGAGTAATTCACTTTGCCGCTCACAGCCTTGTCGGAGAATCGATGAATGACCCTCTTAAATACTATAAAAACAATGTTGCTAAGACAATTTTGTTCCTTGAATTTTTAAAAAAATCGAGCATAAACCATTTTGTGTTTTCGTCTTCCGCAGCTGTTTACGGTATTCCGGATAATAATCCTATAGACGAAATGAGCCGGCTAAATCCTATAAATGTTTATGGAAGCACCAAACTGGCGGTTGAAAATTTGCTTGCCGGCATGGACAGGGCCTACGGGTTTAAATATATATCCCTGAGGTATTTTAATGCGGCAGGAGCAAATAAATCAGGACTGATAGGGGAAGATCACCGTCCCGAGACGCATCTTATACCGAAGGTTTTAAAATCCGTTGCGGCGGGAGAAAATAAAGCGGTTGTTTTTGGCAATGACTATCCGACTAACGATGGAACTGCAATAAGGGATTATATTCATGTGGATGATTTAGCAAATGCTCATGTTTTATCGCTTAAATATTTAATAGAAAATAAAAAGAGCAAAAGCAGCGTCTATAATCTTGGCTGTGAAAAAGGGTATTCCGTTATGGATATTCTTAGAAAGATAGAGGAAATAACTGGAAAGAAACTAAAAATAGAGTTTGCGGGAAGGAGAGAAGGCGACCCCGCTGTTTTAGTGGCAAGCTATGAAAAGATAAAAAAAGAACTGTGCTTTGAATTTAAATATAATATAGGCGATATTATTAGCTCCGCATGGAACTGGCATTCAAACCATTTAAACGGCTATATTGCAACATAG
- a CDS encoding DUF502 domain-containing protein, with protein sequence MYKSLLSKIKNRFLTGLTVVIPGVITVFVVAWLLREVNQLFSPFSFFLKRYIHVYIPDIGLILLFVLILFAGFFITNWIGRAVINFYENVMLKIPLVSLLYKSTKQWVDIFSPDKTSFKKFILVRYNDNKYIYGFLTSNTRIKEGGDENDYVVVYVPTNHLYIGVNIIASKNDIIETNLSVEQGINIVLSAGIAFPDKL encoded by the coding sequence ATGTATAAAAGTTTGTTAAGTAAGATTAAAAATAGATTTTTGACAGGTTTAACCGTGGTTATTCCTGGTGTTATTACGGTTTTTGTCGTTGCATGGCTTTTGAGGGAAGTCAATCAATTGTTTAGTCCATTTTCTTTCTTTTTAAAGCGGTATATTCATGTATATATACCCGATATCGGGTTAATATTGCTGTTTGTTTTAATTCTCTTTGCCGGTTTTTTTATCACGAATTGGATAGGCAGAGCCGTTATTAATTTTTATGAAAATGTTATGCTTAAAATTCCTCTTGTAAGCTTGTTGTATAAATCCACAAAGCAGTGGGTCGATATATTTTCCCCTGATAAAACTTCATTTAAAAAATTTATTTTAGTAAGGTATAACGATAATAAATATATTTACGGTTTTTTGACTTCTAATACCAGAATAAAAGAAGGCGGCGATGAAAACGATTATGTCGTTGTATATGTGCCGACGAATCATCTCTACATCGGGGTTAACATAATTGCAAGTAAAAATGATATAATAGAAACTAATCTTAGTGTCGAGCAGGGGATTAATATTGTTCTTTCCGCCGGCATAGCGTTTCCGGATAAATTATAA
- the rfbD gene encoding dTDP-4-dehydrorhamnose reductase codes for MLKIALIGSTGMLGIDVNAALKGTNFLLKNYNSKNLDITDAGLTQEAMNNFKPDYIINCAAFAFVDLAEEEKEKADAVNHLGAQNLAEAALALDSRIVHISTDYVFDGAKKTPYFEDDETNPINEYGLSKLKGENAVKDSGASYIILRTSWLYGKNGKNFVNTILKLADNQKKIEVVNDQIGCPTYTKDVAYAISEIILKDNSKNEIYHLTNSGSASWYEFALEIIHVFKRTNCEIIPVSTDKFIRPAKRPFNSILDNSKIKEDYNIELRHWKDALKKYCNDIGYFIR; via the coding sequence ATGCTGAAGATCGCTCTTATAGGTTCGACCGGAATGCTGGGTATCGATGTCAATGCAGCGCTAAAAGGAACTAATTTTCTGCTTAAAAATTATAATTCTAAAAATTTGGATATAACGGACGCAGGGCTGACGCAGGAAGCGATGAATAATTTTAAGCCGGATTATATTATAAACTGCGCCGCATTTGCCTTTGTGGATTTGGCAGAAGAAGAAAAAGAAAAGGCGGACGCCGTTAATCATCTGGGCGCCCAAAATTTGGCCGAGGCGGCTCTGGCATTAGACTCAAGAATAGTACATATAAGCACAGATTATGTGTTTGACGGAGCAAAAAAAACGCCGTATTTTGAAGATGACGAAACAAATCCGATAAACGAATACGGTTTATCTAAACTTAAAGGCGAGAATGCCGTAAAAGATTCGGGAGCAAGTTATATAATACTGCGCACTTCATGGCTATACGGGAAAAATGGGAAGAATTTTGTCAACACGATACTGAAATTAGCCGACAATCAAAAAAAAATAGAGGTTGTAAACGACCAGATAGGGTGTCCTACATACACAAAGGATGTGGCCTATGCAATATCCGAAATTATCCTTAAGGATAATTCAAAAAATGAAATATACCATTTAACTAACAGCGGCTCGGCTTCATGGTATGAATTTGCTCTCGAAATAATTCATGTATTCAAGAGAACAAATTGTGAAATAATCCCGGTAAGCACGGATAAGTTTATCAGACCGGCAAAAAGACCCTTTAATAGCATATTGGATAACTCGAAGATTAAGGAAGATTATAATATCGAACTCAGGCACTGGAAGGATGCCCTCAAAAAATACTGCAACGATATAGGATATTTTATCAGATAG
- the rfbB gene encoding dTDP-glucose 4,6-dehydratase — translation MKTCLITGGFGFIGSNFIRFVLEEKKDIMVINVDKITYAANPKNLPDNPGSYKFYKIDIADKLELSKVFDENNIDYVINFAAESHVDRSIMDPSVFIKTNAAGTLNLLELSLKHSVERFLQISTDEVYGSLGLTGKFSEKTPLSPRSPYSASKAAADMLVMSFFHTYNMPVLISRCSNNYGPYQFPEKLIPLVIINALNNKDIPLYGDGKNIRDWIYVLDHVKGIYSILEHGKAGEIYNIGGGAEMENEGIIKHILNKLNKPFSLIKYVKDRPGHDRRYAMDFSKIAGELGFLPDYDIEKGLELTINWYLNNENWWREILSGDYKEYYKTMYDYR, via the coding sequence ATGAAAACATGTCTTATAACAGGCGGTTTTGGATTTATCGGGTCAAATTTTATACGGTTTGTCTTGGAAGAAAAAAAAGATATTATGGTTATTAATGTAGATAAGATAACTTATGCCGCCAATCCTAAAAACCTTCCCGATAATCCAGGGAGTTACAAGTTTTACAAAATCGATATTGCCGATAAGTTAGAATTATCAAAAGTTTTTGATGAAAATAACATAGATTATGTAATCAATTTTGCCGCCGAATCCCATGTGGACAGGTCAATTATGGACCCTTCCGTTTTTATTAAGACTAATGCGGCGGGAACTTTAAATTTATTGGAGTTATCCCTTAAGCACTCAGTTGAGAGATTTTTGCAAATCTCGACCGATGAGGTTTACGGTTCTTTGGGTTTGACGGGTAAATTCAGCGAAAAAACCCCGCTTTCGCCTCGCAGTCCTTATTCCGCCTCAAAAGCTGCCGCAGATATGCTGGTAATGTCCTTTTTTCATACATATAACATGCCTGTTCTAATATCGAGATGTTCAAATAATTACGGACCATATCAGTTTCCGGAAAAATTAATCCCACTTGTCATTATAAACGCATTAAATAATAAGGATATACCGCTTTACGGGGATGGAAAGAATATCAGGGATTGGATATATGTTTTAGATCATGTTAAGGGCATATACTCTATTCTTGAGCATGGTAAGGCTGGAGAGATATATAACATCGGAGGCGGTGCCGAGATGGAAAATGAAGGTATCATAAAACATATCCTGAATAAACTTAATAAACCATTTTCTTTAATAAAATATGTTAAGGACAGGCCCGGGCATGACAGGCGGTATGCCATGGATTTTTCCAAAATTGCCGGTGAATTGGGATTTTTACCTGATTATGATATAGAAAAAGGATTGGAGTTAACGATAAATTGGTATCTGAATAACGAAAATTGGTGGAGAGAAATATTATCGGGAGATTATAAAGAATACTATAAAACAATGTATGATTATAGATGA
- a CDS encoding LPS-assembly protein LptD has translation MKKLIAGYMKITLLLLCVISILYISNIKASFAARKPKNNQANLPVNISANKIVYNKKDNTYIITGNVIIIRKNFRLKADKVIYYYKTDFAIATGNVVVYSKGTLTKAKILKVYLSNRFGTIYNSHIHYLKRNIYVYGKKIYHRGKGFYQVEDGYLTSCSRKPPSWKIYSGFSDIYMGNYAFSYNSVFYIHNVPILYFPIMVTPIKTKKSSGLLIPTMGYSSLTGFQAGDGYYFDLGRSSDLTYYLNYYSFLGVGNSLKYRYSLNPYSHGSIYGFYMKEMDNAKSLALSPSLTRYLLFSHNVDFLDGLSVKTNINVPSDPAFYYDFSTNVYQMTKNRLSSNFSVTGNTGGYSARMNFLRLDNLFFPNYATVDEYPSISFNGESKIGNLLNNPLYFNFGSSLDVFRSASYLNDDRLDLFPEVYLPIDITPGIHITPKAGFRYTGYYNIRNGYTAISESNRNREIYYASIDNNATLFKNYITSNKNNAGYLAFITPFINYNLIRPVNQTGIPLIDQTDYIPHESAFKYGFNFNLEGYSEHGINNLLRLSLYQYHSLSGNFINPVNYYNYNNANSDIMARIKIHPLSNLYFFGNGSYDAYNYIFHDYNVSSQITDFRGDSFGIGYTEINDVQGYLTALNMFNSTNADLFPQTSIPITNLDTLSYTSLSANLKIAYGFSINTSENIDLTIHKDISNSVGVIYQNGCIGFIANYMNLPYFHQWAFSFGIILKGVGTYGFGNMISPGAAASGLSMSGPSFNNSF, from the coding sequence ATGAAAAAGCTAATTGCAGGTTATATGAAAATAACCCTACTTCTTCTTTGCGTCATTTCTATTTTATATATTTCTAATATCAAAGCATCGTTCGCCGCCCGGAAACCCAAAAATAATCAAGCAAACTTGCCTGTCAATATCTCTGCAAACAAGATAGTTTATAATAAAAAGGATAATACCTATATTATCACCGGTAATGTGATAATAATTCGGAAAAATTTTCGCTTAAAAGCCGATAAGGTCATATACTATTATAAAACCGATTTTGCTATCGCCACCGGTAATGTGGTCGTTTACTCAAAAGGCACTCTGACGAAAGCCAAAATACTAAAAGTATATTTAAGCAATAGATTCGGTACTATATATAACTCCCATATACATTATCTTAAAAGAAACATATATGTTTACGGGAAGAAAATTTATCACAGGGGTAAGGGGTTTTATCAGGTTGAGGACGGTTATTTGACTTCCTGCTCCAGAAAACCTCCTTCATGGAAAATATACTCCGGATTTTCGGATATCTACATGGGCAACTATGCTTTTTCTTACAACTCGGTTTTTTATATTCATAATGTCCCCATTTTGTACTTTCCCATTATGGTTACGCCCATTAAGACGAAAAAGTCTTCGGGGCTTTTGATTCCTACAATGGGCTATAGCTCTCTTACGGGGTTTCAAGCCGGCGACGGATACTATTTTGATCTGGGCAGGTCTTCGGATTTAACCTATTATCTTAACTATTACAGCTTTTTGGGCGTCGGCAATTCACTAAAGTACAGGTATAGCCTTAATCCATATTCTCATGGCTCTATTTACGGATTTTATATGAAAGAGATGGATAACGCGAAAAGCCTCGCCCTGTCGCCAAGCCTCACAAGATACCTGCTTTTCTCGCATAATGTAGATTTTCTGGATGGACTGTCGGTTAAAACCAATATTAATGTTCCGTCCGACCCGGCGTTTTATTATGATTTTTCAACGAATGTTTATCAGATGACAAAAAACAGGCTTTCATCCAATTTTTCGGTTACAGGCAACACAGGCGGCTATTCCGCAAGAATGAATTTCTTAAGGCTCGATAATCTATTTTTTCCAAATTATGCGACGGTTGACGAATATCCCTCCATTAGTTTTAACGGGGAGTCCAAAATCGGGAATTTATTGAACAACCCTTTATATTTCAATTTCGGCTCGTCTTTAGATGTTTTTAGAAGTGCAAGCTATCTGAATGACGACAGGTTAGATTTGTTTCCAGAGGTTTATTTGCCGATAGATATCACCCCCGGAATTCATATTACCCCGAAAGCGGGGTTTAGATATACGGGATATTATAATATAAGAAACGGTTATACAGCCATTTCAGAGTCCAATAGAAACAGGGAAATTTATTACGCTTCCATAGATAACAACGCCACGCTTTTTAAAAATTATATCACTTCTAATAAAAATAATGCCGGATATTTGGCATTTATTACACCTTTTATAAATTACAACCTTATAAGGCCCGTTAATCAGACCGGCATTCCGTTGATTGACCAAACCGACTATATTCCGCATGAAAGCGCATTTAAATATGGATTTAATTTTAATCTGGAAGGCTATTCCGAGCATGGAATAAACAATTTATTGAGGCTTAGCCTTTATCAGTATCATTCCCTGTCAGGAAATTTTATAAATCCAGTAAACTATTATAATTATAACAATGCAAATTCCGATATAATGGCCAGGATAAAAATACATCCGCTTTCAAACCTTTATTTCTTTGGAAACGGCAGCTACGACGCTTATAATTACATTTTTCACGATTATAATGTCAGCTCTCAAATAACGGATTTTAGAGGCGACTCTTTTGGAATCGGATATACGGAAATTAATGATGTTCAGGGGTATCTTACGGCGTTAAATATGTTTAATTCGACAAATGCAGACCTTTTTCCGCAGACATCAATTCCCATAACAAATCTTGATACGCTTTCTTATACCAGTTTATCCGCAAATTTAAAAATTGCATACGGTTTTAGCATAAATACATCCGAAAATATAGATTTAACCATACATAAGGATATATCAAACTCCGTAGGAGTAATTTATCAAAACGGCTGTATCGGCTTTATCGCCAATTATATGAATTTGCCATATTTTCATCAATGGGCTTTTTCTTTTGGTATAATATTAAAAGGTGTCGGAACCTATGGCTTCGGCAATATGATTTCGCCCGGCGCCGCCGCTTCAGGCTTGTCGATGAGCGGCCCCAGCTTTAATAATAGTTTTTAA